The proteins below come from a single Leptospiraceae bacterium genomic window:
- the cas4 gene encoding CRISPR-associated protein Cas4 produces MNNDYNWSESEIIPISAISHHLYCPRQNALIHTEGVFSDNVLTTSGNIGHQFVDDEKSYTDHGIKKETSYRVFSEKYGLSGIADIIEFPLNAPPLPIDYKNGKISSWENQESQVCAIAICLEEMLDVEIKIGAIYHIQSKKRHEFTIDNPLREKTLRAVEEIRHNLVNNILPRALYSKRLCDNCSLYQFCLPKIKEPKTQDSIFKPVDFNG; encoded by the coding sequence GTGAATAACGATTATAATTGGTCTGAATCAGAAATAATTCCCATCTCGGCAATTAGTCATCATTTGTATTGTCCGAGGCAGAATGCTCTTATCCACACAGAAGGTGTGTTTAGTGATAATGTGCTCACGACTTCTGGAAATATTGGACATCAATTTGTAGACGACGAAAAAAGTTACACCGATCACGGTATCAAGAAAGAAACTTCTTACCGAGTCTTTAGCGAGAAGTATGGACTCAGTGGAATAGCGGATATTATAGAGTTTCCCCTGAATGCACCGCCATTACCGATTGATTATAAGAATGGTAAAATTTCTTCTTGGGAAAACCAAGAGTCACAAGTCTGTGCCATTGCAATCTGTTTAGAAGAGATGTTGGATGTTGAAATTAAGATTGGTGCCATTTATCATATTCAATCTAAGAAACGCCATGAGTTTACTATCGATAATCCGCTTAGAGAAAAAACATTACGCGCTGTAGAGGAAATTCGTCATAATCTGGTGAATAATATTTTACCAAGAGCACTGTATTCCAAGCGGTTATGTGATAATTGTAGCCTTTATCAATTTTGTCTTCCTAAGATCAAAGAACCAAAAACACAAGATTCAATTTTTAAACCGGTGGATTTCAATGGCTGA